One stretch of Pedobacter riviphilus DNA includes these proteins:
- a CDS encoding AMP nucleosidase, producing MNEEKDVKKDEEIVEKSKKVREVESPVKSGLKSKDEIVKNWLPRYTGRPLDQFGDYILLTNFSKYVSMFSEWNDNAPIMGLDKPMQSVTANGITIINFGMGSPLAATMMDLLTAIKPKAVLFLGKCGGLKKKNQLGDLILPIAAIRGEGTSNDYLPAEVPALPAFALQKAISTTIRDHGRDYWTGTCYTTNRRVWEHDKEFKKYLKTLRAMAVDMETATIFTTAFANKIPAGALLLVSDQPMIPEGVKTAESDSSVTEKYVETHLRIGIDSLKQLINNGLTVKHLLF from the coding sequence ATGAACGAAGAAAAAGACGTAAAAAAAGACGAGGAAATTGTAGAGAAATCGAAAAAAGTAAGAGAAGTAGAAAGTCCTGTTAAATCGGGATTAAAATCGAAAGACGAAATTGTTAAAAACTGGTTGCCACGCTATACTGGCCGTCCATTGGATCAATTTGGCGATTATATCCTGTTAACCAATTTTAGTAAGTATGTAAGCATGTTTTCGGAATGGAACGATAATGCACCGATTATGGGTTTAGATAAGCCTATGCAAAGTGTTACAGCCAACGGAATTACAATTATCAATTTTGGTATGGGAAGCCCTTTGGCTGCAACCATGATGGATTTATTAACAGCCATTAAACCTAAAGCAGTTTTGTTTTTAGGTAAATGCGGTGGTTTAAAAAAGAAAAACCAATTAGGCGATTTAATTTTGCCTATTGCTGCAATTAGGGGAGAAGGAACCTCAAATGATTACCTGCCGGCAGAAGTACCCGCATTGCCAGCATTCGCCTTGCAGAAAGCGATTTCTACAACCATACGCGATCATGGTAGGGATTATTGGACCGGGACCTGTTATACCACCAACCGCAGGGTTTGGGAGCATGATAAAGAATTTAAAAAATATTTGAAAACATTACGTGCAATGGCGGTAGATATGGAAACGGCAACCATTTTTACCACGGCTTTTGCAAACAAAATTCCAGCTGGCGCATTACTTTTGGTGTCCGATCAGCCGATGATACCTGAAGGTGTTAAAACTGCCGAAAGCGATAGCAGCGTAACGGAAAAGTATGTAGAAACACATTTAAGAATTGGTATTGATTCGTTGAAACAGTTAATCAATAACGGATTAACCGTGAAACATTTGTTGTTTTAA
- a CDS encoding sigma-70 family RNA polymerase sigma factor, whose product MRQLKITQSITNRESQSLDKYLHEIGKVDLITAEEEVILARKIREGDQAALERLTKTNLRFVVSVAKQYQNQGLTLGDLINEGNLGLIKAAKRFDETKGFKFISYAVWWIRQSILQAIAEQSRIVRLPLNQVGSLSKISKAFSKLEQEYEREPSPEELADILETTVDKISDTLSNSGRHVSMDAPFVQGEENTLLDVLENHEPNTDSSLINESLSEEIKRSLSTLTEREREIIVLFFGLGSNHPLSLEEIGEKFNLTRERVRQIKDKALQRLRHTSRSKILKSYLG is encoded by the coding sequence ATGAGACAACTCAAGATAACGCAATCCATTACCAACCGTGAAAGTCAGTCATTAGATAAATACCTACACGAAATTGGCAAAGTAGATTTAATAACAGCAGAAGAGGAAGTAATTTTAGCAAGGAAGATTCGTGAGGGCGATCAGGCTGCATTAGAGCGGTTAACTAAAACGAACTTGCGTTTCGTTGTATCTGTTGCAAAACAATATCAAAATCAGGGTTTAACTTTAGGAGACTTAATTAACGAAGGTAACCTGGGTTTAATTAAAGCGGCAAAACGTTTTGATGAGACCAAAGGTTTCAAATTCATCTCTTATGCCGTTTGGTGGATTCGTCAATCTATTTTGCAGGCAATTGCCGAGCAAAGCCGTATTGTACGTTTACCTTTAAACCAGGTAGGTTCATTAAGCAAAATCAGTAAAGCTTTCTCTAAATTAGAGCAAGAATACGAACGTGAGCCGTCTCCGGAAGAACTTGCTGATATTTTGGAAACTACGGTGGATAAAATTTCAGACACTTTAAGTAACTCTGGCCGCCATGTATCAATGGATGCACCGTTTGTTCAAGGTGAAGAAAATACATTGTTAGATGTATTGGAAAACCACGAACCAAATACCGATAGCTCATTGATCAACGAATCTCTATCGGAAGAAATTAAACGTTCTTTATCTACCTTAACGGAAAGAGAAAGAGAAATTATCGTTTTATTCTTCGGCTTAGGTTCTAACCATCCACTTTCTCTAGAGGAAATTGGTGAGAAATTTAACTTAACACGCGAGCGTGTTCGTCAGATTAAAGATAAAGCGTTACAACGCTTACGTCATACTTCAAGAAGTAAAATCTTAAAATCTTATTTAGGATAG
- a CDS encoding DUF2975 domain-containing protein, protein MEIKITTNQILKVLQILSWIIFIGLCVEAGGVLVNTIITSFINPQGVKNFWDGADYLSSVYKFDQGYFLVITLVMIIVAVLKAIMFYLIVKLFIDKRLRISQPFSIELKHFILIQVFLALGIGFFAHLGYKYTVWLAHQGVMVADLKTLNMDGADVWFFMAVVLFIIVQVVNRGIEIQQENDLTI, encoded by the coding sequence ATGGAAATTAAAATAACAACCAATCAGATTTTGAAAGTATTACAGATACTTTCGTGGATAATTTTTATCGGCCTATGTGTAGAAGCAGGTGGGGTACTTGTTAATACAATTATTACATCATTTATAAATCCGCAGGGCGTGAAGAACTTTTGGGATGGAGCAGATTACTTGTCAAGTGTTTACAAATTTGATCAGGGTTATTTCCTGGTTATTACACTCGTTATGATTATTGTTGCTGTGCTAAAAGCAATCATGTTCTATCTAATTGTGAAATTGTTTATCGATAAAAGACTCCGTATTTCTCAGCCTTTCAGTATAGAATTGAAGCATTTTATTCTGATACAGGTCTTTTTAGCCCTTGGTATAGGTTTTTTTGCCCATTTAGGTTATAAATATACGGTTTGGCTCGCACACCAAGGGGTTATGGTTGCTGATCTTAAAACGTTAAATATGGATGGGGCTGATGTTTGGTTCTTTATGGCTGTTGTGCTTTTTATAATTGTACAGGTTGTGAACAGAGGAATAGAAATTCAACAAGAAAACGATTTAACGATATAA
- a CDS encoding DUF2975 domain-containing protein: protein MKTQNQIRLIKMGYVVTLSVVILFSLKDASKGFEEGYTDTGKGGLLDLVQGLFILIIVFFSSRVLVYLYRFINSIEIGNVFSIENTGRLTRMGWYCTMIPFLLFTYNAMVYANQSNNRQDIVFKIIENVDFQIWLLIFGLTLLTIAFVFRKGIELQQENDLTI, encoded by the coding sequence ATGAAAACGCAGAATCAAATTAGGTTAATTAAAATGGGTTATGTGGTAACACTTTCAGTCGTAATACTATTTTCGCTTAAAGATGCATCAAAGGGTTTTGAAGAAGGGTATACAGATACTGGAAAAGGCGGGCTATTAGATTTGGTACAGGGTTTATTTATATTGATAATTGTGTTCTTTAGCTCAAGGGTATTGGTTTATCTCTATCGTTTTATTAATTCGATAGAAATAGGCAATGTTTTTAGTATTGAAAATACAGGAAGGCTTACACGTATGGGGTGGTATTGTACTATGATTCCATTTCTGTTGTTCACTTATAACGCTATGGTTTATGCAAATCAATCAAATAATCGACAGGATATAGTATTTAAGATAATTGAAAATGTTGATTTCCAGATCTGGCTGTTAATTTTTGGCTTAACACTTTTAACAATAGCATTTGTGTTTAGAAAAGGGATTGAACTGCAACAAGAAAATGATTTAACGATATAA
- a CDS encoding helix-turn-helix domain-containing protein: MPIIVNLDVMLARRKMSLTELSERVGITMSNLSILKTGKAKAVRLETLEAICKALDCQPGDILEFRTE; the protein is encoded by the coding sequence ATGCCGATAATTGTAAACTTAGATGTAATGTTGGCCAGGCGTAAAATGTCGTTAACCGAATTAAGCGAGCGGGTAGGGATAACCATGTCTAATTTATCTATCCTTAAAACAGGTAAGGCGAAGGCGGTTCGTTTGGAAACTTTAGAGGCAATTTGTAAGGCTTTAGATTGCCAGCCGGGTGATATCCTGGAATTCCGAACAGAGTAA
- the sucC gene encoding ADP-forming succinate--CoA ligase subunit beta, protein MNIHEYQGKQILKSFGVNVQEGIVADTPEQAVEAAKQLKTDYNSDWVVIKAQIHAGGRGKGGGVKLAKNLEEVKQRATDIIGMQLVTPQTGPEGKKVNKILVAQDVYYPGASETKEFYISVLLDRAKGRNIIMYSTEGGMDIEEVAEHTPHLIFKEEIDPKVGLQGFQARKIAFNLGVSGNAFKEMVKFVTALYKAYEATDSSMFEINPVLKTSDDKVIAVDAKVNLDENGLFRHPDYAAMRDVTEEDPMEVEASASNLNFVNLDGNVGCMVNGAGLAMATMDIIKLAGGEPANFLDVGGTANAQTVKAAFNIILKDPNVKAILINIFGGIVRCDRVAQGVIDAYKEIGNIPVPIICRLQGTNAEEAKKLIDESGLKVYSAIALKEAADLVTKVLAEQA, encoded by the coding sequence ATGAATATTCACGAATACCAGGGTAAACAAATATTAAAAAGTTTCGGTGTTAACGTTCAAGAAGGAATAGTTGCCGATACTCCTGAGCAAGCTGTTGAGGCTGCTAAGCAACTGAAAACTGATTATAATTCTGACTGGGTTGTAATTAAAGCGCAAATCCACGCTGGTGGTCGCGGTAAAGGTGGTGGTGTTAAATTAGCCAAAAACCTGGAAGAAGTTAAACAACGTGCTACCGATATTATCGGCATGCAACTGGTAACTCCTCAAACCGGACCAGAAGGTAAAAAAGTGAACAAGATTTTAGTAGCTCAGGATGTTTATTATCCAGGCGCTTCTGAAACTAAAGAATTCTACATCTCGGTACTGTTAGACCGTGCGAAAGGTCGCAATATCATCATGTACAGTACCGAAGGCGGTATGGATATCGAAGAAGTTGCAGAACATACGCCGCACTTAATTTTTAAAGAAGAGATTGATCCTAAAGTTGGCTTACAAGGCTTCCAAGCACGTAAAATTGCGTTCAACTTAGGTGTGAGCGGTAACGCTTTCAAAGAAATGGTAAAATTCGTTACTGCTTTATACAAAGCTTACGAAGCAACCGATTCTTCGATGTTCGAAATTAACCCGGTATTAAAAACTTCTGATGATAAAGTAATTGCGGTAGATGCCAAAGTTAACCTGGATGAAAACGGTTTATTCCGTCACCCTGATTATGCAGCCATGCGCGATGTTACGGAAGAAGATCCAATGGAAGTTGAAGCAAGTGCCTCTAACCTAAACTTCGTTAACCTTGATGGTAACGTAGGTTGTATGGTTAACGGTGCTGGTTTAGCTATGGCAACCATGGATATCATTAAACTGGCTGGTGGTGAGCCTGCTAACTTCTTAGATGTTGGTGGAACTGCTAATGCACAAACGGTTAAAGCGGCTTTCAATATCATTTTGAAAGACCCTAACGTTAAAGCAATTTTGATCAACATTTTCGGCGGTATTGTTCGTTGCGACCGTGTTGCTCAGGGTGTAATCGATGCTTATAAAGAAATCGGTAACATTCCGGTGCCAATTATCTGCCGTTTGCAAGGCACAAATGCTGAAGAAGCTAAAAAATTAATCGATGAGTCTGGACTTAAAGTTTACTCAGCAATTGCTTTAAAAGAAGCAGCTGATTTAGTAACCAAAGTATTGGCTGAACAAGCATAG
- a CDS encoding DUF4153 domain-containing protein, whose protein sequence is MALKTEYIIGIISFVSLNLLLLCINLIDISTLWFGYKPAGNFSSDLHDGTNALIFSIVLAMAVILYFFRGNLNFYNKSKILKTLAFTWMIQNFILIISVFIRDGYYIEFYGLTHKRIGVVVFALLCIIGLATVYIKVAKQKTLFYLFKVNGNIWFVLLLAFSLVNWDVFIAKYNLAQSDQVGIDVDYLLSLSDKTLPTLDKNRSKLHYTASKDLHGREIVTPETADFYTKKLDKRIGYFKENFKKVSWLSWNLQDWNTAEYFGVSKK, encoded by the coding sequence ATGGCCTTAAAAACTGAATATATTATCGGGATCATTTCTTTTGTTTCATTAAATCTTTTACTGTTATGCATAAATCTGATTGATATTTCCACACTCTGGTTTGGTTACAAACCGGCAGGAAATTTTTCTTCCGATCTTCACGACGGCACCAATGCATTAATATTTAGCATTGTACTTGCCATGGCTGTAATTTTGTATTTCTTCCGCGGAAATCTAAATTTTTACAACAAAAGTAAAATACTAAAAACACTGGCCTTTACCTGGATGATACAGAATTTCATCCTCATTATTTCTGTTTTTATACGCGATGGCTATTACATCGAATTTTACGGCTTAACACATAAAAGAATTGGCGTTGTGGTTTTTGCCTTACTCTGCATTATTGGCTTAGCAACGGTATATATAAAAGTTGCCAAACAGAAAACACTTTTCTATTTATTTAAAGTGAATGGAAATATCTGGTTTGTACTGTTACTGGCTTTCAGCCTCGTTAACTGGGATGTTTTTATTGCCAAATATAATTTAGCGCAAAGTGATCAGGTTGGCATTGATGTGGATTATCTGCTTTCATTATCCGATAAAACATTGCCTACTTTAGATAAAAACAGATCAAAACTACACTATACCGCATCTAAAGATCTGCATGGAAGAGAAATTGTTACACCAGAAACAGCCGATTTTTATACCAAAAAGCTTGATAAACGTATCGGTTATTTTAAGGAAAATTTCAAAAAGGTAAGCTGGTTATCATGGAATTTACAGGATTGGAATACGGCGGAATACTTTGGTGTAAGTAAAAAATAA
- a CDS encoding winged helix-turn-helix domain-containing protein, which produces MKNPIADLNKIFDSRIRLGVMSILVVNDEIGFNDLKQMLELTDGNLASHLNTLEQAEFIKVYKGFIGRKTSTTYSITALGKQAFKAHLDALEKMIKKL; this is translated from the coding sequence ATGAAAAACCCGATAGCAGATTTAAATAAAATATTCGATAGCCGGATCAGGTTGGGCGTTATGTCTATCCTGGTGGTAAACGATGAAATTGGCTTTAACGACCTGAAACAGATGCTCGAATTAACCGATGGCAATTTGGCTTCACATTTAAATACGTTAGAACAGGCCGAATTTATTAAGGTGTACAAAGGTTTTATCGGCAGAAAAACCAGCACCACCTACTCTATCACGGCTTTAGGCAAACAGGCTTTTAAAGCACATTTAGATGCACTTGAAAAAATGATCAAAAAACTATAA